One part of the Arabidopsis thaliana chromosome 1 sequence genome encodes these proteins:
- a CDS encoding transferring glycosyl group transferase (DUF604) (FUNCTIONS IN: transferase activity, transferring glycosyl groups; INVOLVED IN: biological_process unknown; LOCATED IN: endomembrane system; EXPRESSED IN: 15 plant structures; EXPRESSED DURING: 7 growth stages; CONTAINS InterPro DOMAIN/s: Protein of unknown function DUF604 (InterPro:IPR006740); BEST Arabidopsis thaliana protein match is: fringe-related protein (TAIR:AT4G00300.1); Has 558 Blast hits to 547 proteins in 95 species: Archae - 0; Bacteria - 0; Metazoa - 99; Fungi - 169; Plants - 281; Viruses - 0; Other Eukaryotes - 9 (source: NCBI BLink).) — MSRLIFLILAILFSLQFVFYPLNFISSSSQPLIKFSVSPVVSGSGSVHEPDQTELKHVVFGIAASAKFWKHRKDYVKLWWKPNGEMNGVVWLDQHINQNDNVSKTLPPIRISSDTSRFQYRYPKGLRSAIRITRIVSETVRLLNGTELEKNVRWIVMGDDDTVFFPENLVKVLRKYDHNQFYYIGSSSESHIQNLKFSYGMAYGGGGFAISYPLAKALEKMQDRCIQRYSELYGSDDRIHACMSELGVPLTKEVGFHQIDLYGKLLGLLSAHPLAPLVSIHHLDLVDPVFPNMGRVNAMRRFMVPAKLDSPSLAQQSICYDADHRWTVSVSWGYTVQIIRGVLSAREMVIPTRTFIDWYKQADERSYAFNTRPIAKSACQRPRVYYLSNALPDLALRRTASEYVRWYDMWEPECDWDMSDPSEFERVIVYKKPDPDRWNKHRAPRRDCCRVLPTTKNGTMVIDVGACKDDEFAEFLVK, encoded by the exons ATGTCGAGGCTAATCTTCTTAATTCTCGccattctcttctctcttcaattCGTTTTCTACCCTTTAAATTtcatctcctcttcttctcaaccTCTGATCAAATTCTCTGTTTCACCCGTCGTATCCGGATCCGGGTCGGTTCATGAACCGGACCAAACCGAACTCAAGCACGTCGTTTTCGGAATCGCCGCCTCTGCGAAATTCTGGAAACACCGTAAAGACTACGTGAAGCTCTGGTGGAAACCAAACGGTGAAATGAACGGCGTCGTTTGGTTAGACCAACACATTAACCAAAACGACAACGTTTCGAAAACATTACCTCCGATCAGAATCTCCTCCGACACGTCTAGGTTTCAGTACAGATACCCAAAGGGTCTCCGATCGGCGATCAGAATCACGAGAATCGTCTCGGAGACGGTGAGGCTGTTGAACGGAACAGAGTTGGAGAAAAACGTGAGGTGGATTGTGATGGGAGACGACGACACTGTGTTTTTCCCGGAGAATCTTGTCAAGGTTTTGAGAAAGTACGATCACAATCAGTTTTATTACATCGGAAGCTCGTCGGAGAGTCATATACAGAATCTCAAGTTCTCTTACGGGATGGCTTATGGAGGAGGAGGGTTCGCGATTAGCTATCCGTTGGCTAAAGCATTAGAGAAAATGCAAGATCGTTGTATTCAGAGATATTCGGAATTGTACGGCTCCGATGATCGGATTCATGCTTGTATGTCGGAACTCGGTGTTCCTTTGACTAAGGAAGTTGGCTTCCATCAG ATTGATTTATACGGGAAACTTCTGGGCCTATTATCGGCCCATCCACTGGCTCCTCTAGTATCGATCCACCATTTAGACTTAGTGGATCCAGTATTCCCAAACATGGGCCGAGTCAACGCCATGAGACGTTTCATGGTCCCCGCAAAACTCGACTCACCGAGCCTCGCGCAGCAATCAATCTGCTACGACGCGGACCACCGATGGACCGTGTCTGTCTCGTGGGGATACACAGTCCAGATCATACGTGGCGTGTTGTCAGCTAGAGAGATGGTGATCCCCACGCGCACGTTCATCGATTGGTACAAACAGGCAGACGAAAGAAGCTATGCTTTTAACACGCGTCCTATCGCCAAAAGCGCGTGTCAGCGTCCGCGAGTGTATTACCTGTCCAACGCGCTTCCTGACTTGGCTTTGCGTAGAACTGCTAGTGAATACGTGAGATGGTACGACATGTGGGAGCCTGAATGTGACTGGGATATGTCGGATCCTTCGGAATTTGAACGGGTCATTGTTTATAAGAAACCCGACCCGGATAGATGGAATAAACATAGG GCTCCGAGAAGAGATTGTTGTAGAGTATTGCCCACGACGAAGAATGGGACTATGGTAATCGATGTAGGAGCTTgtaaagatgatgaatttgcTGAATTCCTTGTCAAATag
- a CDS encoding transferring glycosyl group transferase (DUF604), with product MGDDKKDQKQLSSYLKAKNFSCDSHFSFYWLMSRLIFLILAILFSLQFVFYPLNFISSSSQPLIKFSVSPVVSGSGSVHEPDQTELKHVVFGIAASAKFWKHRKDYVKLWWKPNGEMNGVVWLDQHINQNDNVSKTLPPIRISSDTSRFQYRYPKGLRSAIRITRIVSETVRLLNGTELEKNVRWIVMGDDDTVFFPENLVKVLRKYDHNQFYYIGSSSESHIQNLKFSYGMAYGGGGFAISYPLAKALEKMQDRCIQRYSELYGSDDRIHACMSELGVPLTKEVGFHQIDLYGKLLGLLSAHPLAPLVSIHHLDLVDPVFPNMGRVNAMRRFMVPAKLDSPSLAQQSICYDADHRWTVSVSWGYTVQIIRGVLSAREMVIPTRTFIDWYKQADERSYAFNTRPIAKSACQRPRVYYLSNALPDLALRRTASEYVRWYDMWEPECDWDMSDPSEFERVIVYKKPDPDRWNKHRAPRRDCCRVLPTTKNGTMVIDVGACKDDEFAEFLVK from the exons ATGGGAGACGATAAGAAAGATCAGAAGCAGCTTTCTTCATACTTGAAAGCTAAAAACTTTTCATGTGAttcacatttttcattttattggCTAATGTCGAGGCTAATCTTCTTAATTCTCGccattctcttctctcttcaattCGTTTTCTACCCTTTAAATTtcatctcctcttcttctcaaccTCTGATCAAATTCTCTGTTTCACCCGTCGTATCCGGATCCGGGTCGGTTCATGAACCGGACCAAACCGAACTCAAGCACGTCGTTTTCGGAATCGCCGCCTCTGCGAAATTCTGGAAACACCGTAAAGACTACGTGAAGCTCTGGTGGAAACCAAACGGTGAAATGAACGGCGTCGTTTGGTTAGACCAACACATTAACCAAAACGACAACGTTTCGAAAACATTACCTCCGATCAGAATCTCCTCCGACACGTCTAGGTTTCAGTACAGATACCCAAAGGGTCTCCGATCGGCGATCAGAATCACGAGAATCGTCTCGGAGACGGTGAGGCTGTTGAACGGAACAGAGTTGGAGAAAAACGTGAGGTGGATTGTGATGGGAGACGACGACACTGTGTTTTTCCCGGAGAATCTTGTCAAGGTTTTGAGAAAGTACGATCACAATCAGTTTTATTACATCGGAAGCTCGTCGGAGAGTCATATACAGAATCTCAAGTTCTCTTACGGGATGGCTTATGGAGGAGGAGGGTTCGCGATTAGCTATCCGTTGGCTAAAGCATTAGAGAAAATGCAAGATCGTTGTATTCAGAGATATTCGGAATTGTACGGCTCCGATGATCGGATTCATGCTTGTATGTCGGAACTCGGTGTTCCTTTGACTAAGGAAGTTGGCTTCCATCAG ATTGATTTATACGGGAAACTTCTGGGCCTATTATCGGCCCATCCACTGGCTCCTCTAGTATCGATCCACCATTTAGACTTAGTGGATCCAGTATTCCCAAACATGGGCCGAGTCAACGCCATGAGACGTTTCATGGTCCCCGCAAAACTCGACTCACCGAGCCTCGCGCAGCAATCAATCTGCTACGACGCGGACCACCGATGGACCGTGTCTGTCTCGTGGGGATACACAGTCCAGATCATACGTGGCGTGTTGTCAGCTAGAGAGATGGTGATCCCCACGCGCACGTTCATCGATTGGTACAAACAGGCAGACGAAAGAAGCTATGCTTTTAACACGCGTCCTATCGCCAAAAGCGCGTGTCAGCGTCCGCGAGTGTATTACCTGTCCAACGCGCTTCCTGACTTGGCTTTGCGTAGAACTGCTAGTGAATACGTGAGATGGTACGACATGTGGGAGCCTGAATGTGACTGGGATATGTCGGATCCTTCGGAATTTGAACGGGTCATTGTTTATAAGAAACCCGACCCGGATAGATGGAATAAACATAGG GCTCCGAGAAGAGATTGTTGTAGAGTATTGCCCACGACGAAGAATGGGACTATGGTAATCGATGTAGGAGCTTgtaaagatgatgaatttgcTGAATTCCTTGTCAAATag